In one Trichlorobacter lovleyi SZ genomic region, the following are encoded:
- a CDS encoding transglutaminase family protein — protein sequence MRYLIEHETILDYPTPVREHHLELRLTPRQDAGQRLISHRIELEPAAERHSYQDYFGNGVDYFCVTAPHTCLITRLTAEVETLRENPFDFEPVPAHQQKEWYARELRQTPALYDYLLHRSSLTPAVMKLAAELDCALPRYEAEQLPLNSLLELMAWIPKVLAYESGSTAVHNDLLDAVRHRAGVCQDFAHLFITVARSWHLPSRYVVGYMDPGILAEGELIATHAWAEVLVPGGGWIGFDPVHNLLANDRYVAVAVGRDSYDAAPQRGSFKGGNAGTHPQVNLTITNQ from the coding sequence ATGCGTTACCTGATCGAGCACGAAACCATACTGGACTATCCAACGCCAGTCCGTGAACACCACCTTGAGCTGCGTCTGACCCCCCGTCAGGATGCGGGACAGCGCCTGATCTCACATCGCATTGAGCTTGAACCGGCAGCAGAGCGGCACAGCTATCAGGATTACTTCGGCAATGGAGTAGATTATTTCTGCGTCACCGCTCCCCACACCTGCCTGATCACCCGCCTGACTGCCGAGGTGGAAACCCTGCGGGAAAACCCCTTTGATTTTGAACCGGTACCTGCGCATCAGCAAAAGGAATGGTATGCCCGGGAACTGCGCCAGACCCCGGCGTTGTACGATTACCTGCTGCACCGCAGCAGCCTGACGCCGGCGGTGATGAAGCTGGCCGCTGAACTGGACTGCGCCCTGCCACGTTATGAAGCAGAGCAGCTACCCCTGAACAGCCTGCTGGAGTTGATGGCCTGGATACCCAAGGTGCTTGCCTATGAGTCCGGCTCAACCGCTGTGCATAATGATCTGCTGGATGCGGTTCGCCACCGGGCCGGTGTCTGTCAGGATTTTGCCCACCTTTTCATCACCGTTGCCCGTTCCTGGCATCTGCCAAGCCGCTATGTCGTGGGCTACATGGATCCCGGTATCCTGGCCGAAGGAGAGCTGATCGCCACCCACGCCTGGGCCGAGGTACTGGTACCGGGAGGCGGCTGGATCGGCTTTGATCCGGTGCATAACCTGCTGGCCAATGACCGTTATGTGGCGGTTGCCGTCGGGCGCGACTCCTACGACGCTGCCCCGCAGCGGGGCAGTTTCAAGGGGGGCAATGCCGGTACCCATCCACAGGTCAATCTGACCATTACCAACCAATGA